A genome region from Blautia coccoides includes the following:
- a CDS encoding tyrosine-type recombinase/integrase produces MVAGHLREKNGIYQMVLSYKDSSNKWRTKSISTELPVKGNKKKAEMLLAKAKKEFIPPIWDKHALLIDLIKHWVKYASLETEVYAEYKEYIENYITPYFTNHTISIGGLSAKDLEAFFNELIKRRKKAGSMKYLLKTTHRIILSALDYAVQSKWIAHNVADDIDPNTGQAEILFADFILEWLAIIKYKVQITTYAGYESNVKKRIEPYFREKGYTLNDLYENPKYIQDYYTYELEKNKVKPNTVIRRHANIHKCLEYAVHINLLKGNPADRVERPEENDFSAQYYNSIELAEMFKVFRGDPIEICVILASFYGMRRSEALGVKWSSIDFVNKTISVRHVVTDIYLDGKCQHISKDKTKSKSSTRKLPLVPQFETALVELYKKQQIQRELCGEDYSLEYLDYINKNDMGERLKPGYISDHFSLILKKNGLRKIRFHDLRHSCATLLYENGVDLKSIQEWLGHSTIGTTANIYTHFDYTKKIDTANAILGNYPLVSANAYY; encoded by the coding sequence ATGGTAGCAGGACATCTACGAGAAAAAAATGGAATATACCAAATGGTGCTAAGCTATAAAGATAGTTCAAATAAATGGCGCACCAAATCAATCAGCACGGAGTTACCGGTAAAGGGAAATAAAAAGAAAGCTGAGATGCTGCTGGCAAAAGCCAAGAAAGAATTTATACCACCCATTTGGGACAAACATGCACTTTTAATTGATTTAATCAAACATTGGGTAAAATATGCCTCTCTTGAGACTGAAGTGTATGCAGAGTATAAAGAGTACATTGAAAACTATATTACACCGTATTTTACGAATCACACTATTTCTATTGGTGGCTTATCTGCAAAAGATTTAGAAGCGTTTTTTAATGAACTCATAAAAAGGCGTAAAAAGGCAGGAAGTATGAAGTACCTGCTGAAAACCACCCATCGCATTATATTAAGTGCATTGGATTATGCAGTTCAGTCAAAATGGATTGCACATAATGTGGCGGATGATATTGACCCTAACACGGGTCAGGCAGAGATTCTTTTTGCCGATTTCATTTTAGAATGGTTGGCCATAATAAAGTACAAAGTACAGATTACAACTTATGCCGGATATGAGTCCAATGTAAAAAAACGTATTGAGCCTTATTTCCGCGAAAAGGGTTACACACTAAATGATCTGTATGAAAATCCTAAGTATATACAAGACTATTACACATATGAGCTTGAGAAAAACAAGGTTAAACCCAACACAGTTATACGGCGGCATGCGAATATCCATAAATGCCTGGAATATGCTGTCCATATAAATCTGCTGAAAGGTAATCCAGCTGACCGTGTAGAGCGACCTGAAGAGAATGATTTTTCTGCTCAATACTACAATTCTATTGAGTTAGCAGAAATGTTTAAAGTCTTTCGTGGAGATCCTATAGAAATATGCGTAATACTGGCTTCCTTCTATGGTATGAGGCGAAGCGAAGCCTTGGGTGTAAAATGGTCCAGTATAGATTTTGTGAATAAAACTATATCTGTGAGACATGTAGTTACAGATATTTATTTAGACGGAAAATGCCAGCACATTTCCAAAGATAAAACAAAATCAAAATCCAGTACCCGTAAACTTCCGCTTGTCCCGCAATTTGAGACTGCTCTGGTGGAGCTTTATAAAAAGCAGCAGATCCAACGAGAACTATGTGGCGAGGACTACAGCCTGGAATACCTTGATTATATCAACAAAAACGATATGGGTGAGAGATTGAAGCCAGGATATATATCGGACCATTTCTCATTAATCCTAAAGAAAAATGGACTGCGTAAAATACGTTTCCATGACCTTCGCCACAGCTGCGCTACCCTATTGTACGAGAACGGGGTAGACTTAAAGTCAATCCAAGAATGGTTAGGGCATAGTACGATTGGAACTACAGCAAATATCTATACACATTTTGATTATACAAAAAAGATAGACACTGCTAACGCAATCCTGGGAAATTACCCATTGGTATCGGCAAATGCATATTATTAA
- a CDS encoding SF1B family DNA helicase RecD2, whose protein sequence is MRCRFKHKIYQNEENGYTVAVFMTTDTSVPMSARDSYHTKGANIGFSAVGYSLPLSDKIEVEMIGTWENKNHGMQFQVESFLEVVPRTREGIIGYLASGALKGIRQKTAEMIYDSFGLDTLEIMEHDPDQLLKIKGISERKLEEIKVGFGKNKLFRELMTALAPFKITPKKVQRILQHYHEQSLDIVRHRPYMLVAVEGFGFLTVDEIAKKCGCTMNDPMRISGCISYILHEVITDGHLFQVREKLVADCIEALNYGFDYPVVTKREIETVLYRLVMQKDIVVDEERVYITRQFDTENLTASMIAKMLLEKNMPVDIGPLLNKAQKELGIELSEQQKAAVQMVFSNRLSIITGGPGTGKTTVLQVILFIYKELSQEDIQLMAPTGRAARRMSEATGNQDATTMHMAMGLLGDMGNCDFEYFQAGFISIDETSMVDMQLAFDFFLRLKPGTRVLFIGDVNQLPSVGAGDVFRQLIGCGLIAVTVLDLVYRQGAESTIPVNAELMQENKTQLYLNDDFQFIACKGAEAAAEKVTEIFAKEVAEHGLDQVQILTPYRRRSMAGVNQLNKVLQEMVNPGVSGKKELAVGEHVFRPDDKILQNKNTADASNGDMGMLMDCFVDSDGESKAVIQFSDSRTVEYDVEQIEMIELAYATTVHKAQGSEYPIVILPWVKGFYRMLKRNILYTAVTRAKSKVYIVGEWSAVCQAIHTNDSGSRNTVLGERIVGYYHQYQKLPEKEMEQLRLAV, encoded by the coding sequence ATGAGATGTCGGTTTAAGCATAAAATTTATCAAAATGAAGAGAACGGATATACAGTGGCGGTATTTATGACTACTGATACGTCTGTTCCGATGTCTGCCAGGGACAGCTACCACACAAAGGGAGCGAACATTGGCTTTAGCGCCGTAGGTTATTCACTTCCGTTATCCGATAAAATCGAGGTGGAGATGATTGGCACATGGGAGAATAAAAACCATGGGATGCAGTTCCAAGTGGAAAGCTTTTTGGAAGTGGTCCCCCGTACCAGGGAGGGTATCATCGGGTACCTTGCATCTGGCGCTTTGAAGGGAATCCGCCAAAAGACGGCTGAAATGATATATGACTCCTTTGGGCTGGATACCCTGGAGATCATGGAGCATGATCCGGATCAGCTGCTTAAAATCAAAGGAATCAGTGAACGCAAATTAGAGGAGATCAAAGTTGGTTTTGGGAAAAACAAACTGTTTCGTGAGCTGATGACGGCATTGGCACCGTTTAAAATCACGCCGAAGAAAGTACAGCGGATTTTGCAGCACTATCATGAACAGTCCCTGGATATTGTCCGTCATAGACCTTATATGCTGGTTGCAGTTGAGGGATTTGGTTTCCTGACTGTAGATGAGATTGCAAAGAAATGTGGATGCACCATGAATGACCCTATGCGGATTTCCGGGTGTATCAGCTACATTCTCCATGAGGTGATCACAGATGGACATTTGTTTCAGGTACGCGAGAAGTTAGTGGCAGACTGTATAGAAGCACTAAACTACGGTTTTGATTATCCGGTTGTCACAAAACGGGAGATAGAGACCGTGCTTTACCGCCTGGTTATGCAAAAAGATATTGTAGTGGATGAAGAACGGGTATATATTACCCGGCAATTTGATACGGAGAACCTGACTGCATCTATGATAGCCAAAATGCTTCTGGAAAAAAATATGCCGGTTGATATTGGACCGCTTCTTAACAAGGCACAAAAGGAGCTGGGGATAGAGTTATCCGAACAACAAAAAGCAGCCGTACAGATGGTGTTTTCCAACCGCTTATCCATTATCACAGGAGGACCGGGAACAGGGAAAACTACCGTGCTTCAGGTCATCCTGTTTATCTATAAGGAATTATCACAAGAGGATATCCAGCTAATGGCTCCCACAGGAAGGGCTGCCAGACGTATGTCGGAGGCAACGGGAAATCAAGATGCCACGACCATGCATATGGCAATGGGTCTTCTGGGAGATATGGGAAATTGTGACTTTGAGTATTTCCAGGCAGGATTTATCAGCATAGACGAAACGTCTATGGTAGATATGCAACTGGCTTTTGACTTCTTTTTGCGCTTGAAGCCGGGGACAAGGGTTTTGTTTATTGGGGATGTCAATCAGCTGCCTTCAGTTGGTGCTGGTGATGTGTTCCGACAGCTAATAGGCTGCGGTCTGATTGCAGTTACGGTATTGGATTTAGTATACCGGCAGGGAGCTGAAAGCACTATCCCTGTCAATGCTGAACTTATGCAGGAGAATAAGACGCAGCTTTACTTAAACGATGATTTTCAATTTATTGCATGTAAGGGTGCAGAAGCTGCAGCGGAAAAGGTTACAGAAATTTTTGCGAAAGAAGTGGCAGAACATGGGCTGGATCAGGTACAGATATTGACACCTTACCGACGACGGAGCATGGCAGGCGTCAATCAGCTCAATAAGGTACTGCAGGAAATGGTGAACCCTGGAGTCAGCGGTAAAAAGGAATTGGCTGTCGGGGAGCATGTGTTCCGTCCGGATGACAAGATACTGCAAAATAAAAATACTGCGGATGCCAGTAATGGGGACATGGGCATGCTCATGGATTGTTTTGTGGATTCCGATGGAGAAAGCAAAGCTGTGATACAGTTTTCTGACAGCCGAACAGTGGAATATGATGTAGAGCAGATAGAGATGATTGAATTGGCCTATGCAACTACAGTGCATAAGGCGCAAGGCTCTGAATATCCGATTGTCATTCTGCCATGGGTAAAGGGATTCTATCGGATGTTAAAGCGAAATATTCTTTATACAGCGGTCACCAGGGCAAAATCTAAAGTATACATTGTTGGCGAGTGGAGTGCAGTGTGTCAAGCCATTCACACAAATGACAGTGGTTCGAGAAACACGGTACTTGGGGAACGCATTGTAGGATATTATCACCAATACCAGAAGCTACCAGAAAAAGAAATGGAACAATTAAGATTAGCAGTATAA
- a CDS encoding transposase, giving the protein MKEARVYADGFQTTFANVEELMHFLKERAGSASWIRKPTKDLRLVPLKKMDMEEEIEEREQEILNDTKNHTKLMLKMRGQTYPVRDCAIQTILKRAGISGPGLRKLDKAYYSKVVNYCLQVAKGEALIKIADGKVSAVHGGDYCDYSILEMQDVFETVVEYLNKKYPGSTYVEGSGSYDHSVVTAMWELEDEEVLEVYKKALDAHGISMKVIKLALRLTTSDVAASGANLYPMLLCGSGNQTISLGNPIRLTHKGASIKKFEENLELLFSRYKETLMDFAKLMDIEIHHPANCLMGILNKLDMKKKIKNEVVELFKAQNGDVPCSAHDLYYALNEAVFFAACEGMKSQEIIRLEEDIAKVLSYDWAEYDLCIPVKW; this is encoded by the coding sequence ATGAAAGAAGCAAGAGTGTATGCAGATGGGTTTCAGACCACATTTGCCAACGTGGAGGAGCTGATGCATTTTCTAAAGGAGCGTGCCGGGAGTGCATCCTGGATACGGAAACCAACAAAGGATCTGCGATTAGTTCCCTTGAAAAAAATGGACATGGAAGAGGAAATTGAAGAAAGAGAGCAGGAGATTCTGAATGATACTAAAAATCATACGAAATTGATGTTGAAAATGCGCGGACAGACCTATCCGGTACGTGACTGTGCAATTCAAACTATACTGAAACGGGCTGGCATATCCGGCCCAGGTCTTCGGAAGCTGGATAAGGCATATTATTCCAAGGTGGTCAATTACTGTCTACAGGTGGCAAAGGGAGAGGCTTTGATAAAGATTGCGGATGGAAAAGTGTCGGCGGTCCATGGTGGTGATTATTGTGATTACAGCATCCTGGAAATGCAGGATGTATTTGAGACAGTAGTAGAGTATTTGAATAAAAAATATCCAGGCAGCACTTATGTGGAAGGTTCAGGCAGTTATGACCATTCCGTTGTTACTGCTATGTGGGAACTGGAAGATGAGGAAGTGTTGGAAGTTTATAAAAAGGCGCTTGATGCGCATGGTATTTCCATGAAAGTTATCAAGCTGGCACTGCGTCTGACGACTTCTGATGTGGCTGCAAGCGGTGCTAATCTTTATCCCATGCTTTTATGTGGGAGTGGAAACCAGACAATCAGTTTAGGAAATCCCATCCGGTTGACACATAAAGGAGCGAGTATTAAAAAGTTTGAGGAAAACCTGGAACTTCTTTTTTCCAGATATAAAGAAACCTTGATGGATTTTGCAAAGCTTATGGATATTGAAATTCACCATCCAGCGAATTGCCTTATGGGAATCTTGAACAAACTGGATATGAAAAAGAAAATTAAAAATGAAGTAGTAGAGCTTTTTAAAGCCCAAAACGGAGATGTACCCTGCAGTGCACATGACCTTTACTATGCGCTCAATGAAGCTGTTTTTTTCGCAGCCTGTGAGGGTATGAAAAGCCAGGAGATTATCCGGCTGGAGGAAGATATCGCTAAAGTCCTTTCGTATGACTGGGCGGAGTATGATCTTTGCATACCTGTTAAGTGGTAA
- a CDS encoding CHC2 zinc finger domain-containing protein — protein sequence MHDVSEFPFNITDVARILNLRIRRKMSNSWYADCPFCGERKGKLNINTQKQVFRCNRCGASGGMLRLYGDLYNVTHKEAFDEICSALHLGTTNQYEVRQQEKALPVSAVENADLAPLEVRNRTYSLLLSYMNLSEKHREDLKARGLTDEQIDTQRYRSIPVFGYKSLVKKLMAEGCVVEGVPGFYLDKDGEWTINLSPKRTGFLIPVCVHDKIQGFQIRLDRPKEGQKYIWLSSVNYSQGVSSGSPVHVIGDLDKKVIHITEGALKGTIAHYLSGETYACVAGVNQYRNLEPLLSELKGYGIQEVCEAYDMDKKMQILCKNDYGEACKTCDKSGCLSVCVHGYGEKEVACPKKINKRSIIQSGCQRLYEICEHLGLPYRRMVWDLSSNGEWNGNIKGIDDYYYALQEN from the coding sequence ATGCATGATGTATCCGAATTTCCATTTAATATAACGGATGTGGCACGAATACTAAATCTGCGTATTAGGAGAAAAATGTCAAATTCCTGGTATGCGGACTGCCCATTTTGTGGGGAAAGAAAAGGAAAGCTGAATATCAATACACAAAAACAGGTATTCCGCTGTAACCGGTGCGGAGCATCAGGTGGTATGCTAAGGCTGTATGGAGATTTATATAATGTCACACACAAGGAGGCATTTGATGAGATCTGTTCTGCACTGCATTTGGGAACAACAAATCAATACGAGGTAAGGCAACAGGAAAAAGCACTTCCGGTGTCAGCAGTAGAGAACGCTGATTTGGCACCTTTAGAGGTGCGGAACCGGACTTACTCCTTGCTCTTATCCTATATGAATTTATCCGAAAAGCATCGGGAGGATTTAAAAGCACGGGGGCTGACAGATGAACAGATTGATACGCAGAGGTACCGCAGCATACCAGTATTTGGCTACAAAAGCCTGGTTAAGAAACTGATGGCAGAAGGATGTGTCGTGGAAGGTGTTCCAGGCTTTTATCTGGATAAGGACGGAGAATGGACCATTAATCTAAGCCCTAAAAGAACTGGTTTTTTAATACCGGTTTGCGTCCACGATAAAATTCAAGGCTTTCAAATCCGCCTGGACAGACCGAAAGAAGGACAGAAGTATATCTGGCTGTCCAGCGTAAATTATAGCCAAGGCGTATCTTCCGGAAGCCCGGTACATGTGATTGGTGATTTGGATAAAAAGGTTATCCATATTACAGAAGGAGCTTTAAAAGGAACTATTGCACATTACCTATCAGGAGAAACATATGCCTGCGTAGCCGGAGTGAACCAATACCGAAATTTGGAACCATTGCTGTCAGAACTAAAAGGATATGGAATACAGGAAGTATGCGAGGCTTATGATATGGATAAAAAAATGCAGATATTATGTAAAAATGACTATGGAGAAGCGTGTAAAACCTGTGACAAAAGTGGGTGTCTGTCAGTCTGTGTACATGGATATGGAGAAAAGGAAGTAGCATGCCCAAAGAAGATAAATAAAAGATCCATCATTCAAAGCGGCTGCCAGAGATTATACGAAATATGTGAGCACCTGGGACTGCCATATAGACGGATGGTATGGGATCTATCTTCAAATGGTGAATGGAATGGGAATATCAAAGGTATCGATGACTATTATTATGCATTACAGGAAAATTAA
- a CDS encoding ParM/StbA family protein, with protein sequence MTGPIKNLRIAVDHGNRNIKSLHFVFTSGINVLDKKPARGEKFLQYGEKYYTLSEKRIPYQRDKTSDNRFYVLTLFAIAMELEHSGKVQEQDMVQVDLPIGLPPKHYAELCDRYEAYFKGAGTVQDINYNGKHYHVCIRKVCAFPQDYAALVTVLNEINTIPKAVGIDIGGFTTDYLLMRRGKADMDYCDSLEMGVITMYNEIRSKINSEYDMLLEDGDIDSIINRETAYYEDSVVKRVENLVQDFVTDLLASIRERGIDTKSTYTIFIGGGALLLRHFLEKADRLGKYRFVEDLKANAIGFDILYRMTMGRELCE encoded by the coding sequence ATGACAGGACCAATTAAAAACCTTCGGATTGCGGTGGATCATGGAAACAGGAATATCAAAAGCCTGCATTTTGTTTTTACATCCGGCATAAATGTGCTGGATAAAAAACCGGCAAGAGGTGAGAAATTTTTACAATATGGAGAAAAATACTACACACTGAGTGAAAAGCGTATTCCATACCAGAGGGATAAAACATCAGATAACCGTTTTTATGTACTTACTTTATTTGCCATTGCAATGGAATTGGAACATAGTGGAAAGGTACAAGAACAGGATATGGTACAAGTAGATTTACCTATTGGTCTGCCTCCAAAACATTATGCAGAGCTTTGTGATAGGTATGAGGCGTATTTTAAAGGTGCTGGCACGGTCCAGGATATTAATTATAATGGCAAGCATTATCATGTGTGCATCAGGAAAGTGTGTGCTTTTCCCCAGGATTATGCGGCTCTGGTTACTGTATTGAATGAAATCAATACAATTCCAAAAGCAGTGGGGATAGACATCGGCGGATTTACCACAGACTATCTTTTGATGCGCCGTGGGAAAGCAGATATGGACTACTGTGATTCACTGGAGATGGGAGTAATCACGATGTACAATGAAATACGCTCCAAGATCAATAGCGAGTATGATATGCTTCTGGAAGATGGGGACATAGACAGCATCATCAATAGGGAAACGGCATATTATGAGGATTCGGTTGTGAAGCGGGTAGAAAATCTGGTACAGGATTTTGTGACGGATCTGTTGGCCAGCATCCGGGAACGGGGGATTGACACTAAATCCACCTATACGATTTTTATTGGTGGTGGTGCATTGCTTCTGAGACACTTTCTGGAGAAAGCAGATCGGTTAGGAAAGTATCGGTTTGTTGAGGATTTGAAAGCAAATGCGATTGGATTTGATATTTTATATCGAATGACGATGGGGCGTGAACTATGT
- a CDS encoding YqaJ viral recombinase family protein codes for MEKNSVIQYEAQVVVDIDKLTREEWLKYRRKGIGGSDVAAIMGISPFATAFDLYNDKIGVKPVIEEGSNNWVALEVGHRLEDLVAKIFSAKTGLEVFPVHKMFRHPKYPFMLADVDYFIRFPDGTFGILECKTCNYNSQDKWADGRIPAHYVYQVRHYLAVMNLNQAYIACLYGNNANEFFIRKIDRDMEEEQEIIEQEEFFWNEYVEKRVEPQLYGKPDLILNSIRRFVGYGDKSLPEQKLTIGSAKKLERYLELSEEKSILEKRKREIESEQRQLSIPFVEELGQGCKAIVEGTDCRYRITYNPMLRTQIAKDDMEKLKIQHPDIFEEYAKTSESRIFRVKKEAA; via the coding sequence TTGGAAAAGAATAGTGTAATACAATATGAGGCACAAGTGGTTGTGGATATAGATAAGCTTACGAGGGAAGAGTGGCTGAAATACCGAAGAAAAGGAATAGGAGGCAGTGATGTGGCGGCTATTATGGGAATCTCCCCGTTTGCCACTGCATTTGACTTATACAATGACAAAATCGGTGTAAAGCCAGTAATCGAAGAAGGAAGCAATAACTGGGTTGCATTGGAAGTAGGGCACCGGCTGGAGGATTTAGTTGCAAAGATTTTTTCAGCAAAAACAGGACTGGAAGTATTTCCAGTCCATAAGATGTTTCGACATCCAAAATATCCTTTTATGCTTGCCGACGTGGATTATTTCATTCGCTTTCCGGATGGCACATTTGGTATCTTAGAGTGTAAGACCTGTAACTATAACAGCCAGGATAAGTGGGCAGATGGTCGGATACCAGCTCACTATGTTTATCAGGTACGCCATTACCTCGCTGTCATGAATCTTAACCAGGCTTATATTGCGTGTCTATATGGTAATAATGCAAATGAATTTTTTATCCGAAAAATTGACCGGGACATGGAGGAAGAGCAGGAGATCATTGAGCAGGAAGAGTTCTTCTGGAACGAGTATGTAGAGAAAAGGGTAGAGCCGCAGCTATATGGAAAGCCGGATTTGATTTTAAACAGCATCCGAAGGTTTGTGGGATATGGAGATAAGTCGCTTCCTGAGCAAAAACTGACGATTGGAAGTGCTAAAAAGCTGGAGCGATATCTGGAACTATCTGAAGAGAAGTCAATACTTGAAAAAAGAAAACGTGAAATCGAGTCTGAACAGCGGCAGCTTTCTATCCCATTTGTGGAGGAGCTGGGACAAGGCTGCAAAGCTATAGTAGAGGGAACAGATTGCCGTTACCGGATTACTTATAATCCGATGCTCCGGACACAGATTGCAAAGGATGACATGGAAAAACTGAAAATTCAGCATCCCGATATCTTTGAGGAATATGCAAAGACAAGTGAAAGCCGGATTTTTCGGGTAAAGAAGGAGGCGGCGTAA
- a CDS encoding helix-turn-helix domain-containing protein, translating to MAEMLGISTKTAYRLLKNNVIQHFMIGRIYKVPKYHILTYLNLLEPPK from the coding sequence ATGGCTGAAATGTTGGGTATTAGTACAAAAACAGCATATCGATTGCTAAAAAACAATGTCATTCAACATTTTATGATCGGGCGGATTTATAAAGTACCTAAGTATCATATACTTACCTATTTAAACCTTCTTGAACCTCCAAAATAA